GGATACACGCGAACCGTATTCAagttcctttctttttatgtaTGTATTATTATTAGAAACTGTGTGTTCACAGTCACTGTTCTGCGGTCTTCCCTTAAATGTAGTCCACCGATTTGATTTCAGCTGTTTCCTTAATGACAACGGGACCTAAAATGTATAAATGTTTCCCATTTCTTGAGTTATATCCTAGTAAAAAAATTGGTAAACTGTGGGCGTGGTTTGTCTGTTTTAGTGCTCACGACCCACGAGCTTTTCTAATGGGCAATGGTTTCCTTTACCCGGTTCTGAACCCGTTCTCAACCGCTTTTATCCGGCTTATTCTGATTTTTAACCCTGACTTTTATTGTATTATATCCATTGCACCAAAATGTTATTACCATTCCAAATTTTTATGCTACAATTTGAATTTCTTAGTAGGTACTTTTATCAGAGTCGTAGACtcctggttcctccactatggctaatttccctctcagaaaacggGTACCTTCTTGCGGGgattactatacaaaaaaaaacgagggttttgggtcggggcggTCGGGGCGAAAGAGTTattttccgcccggtgggagcgcctcttgcgggtgtgttgcTTCACTCCACGCAGAAACTCATTTGTCGACAGATGGGAGtcccaccgggcggaaaatcactcattcGCCCCGACcatgccccgacccaaaaccctcgtttttttttatagtaatCCCCTtaagagggtaccccttttctgagagggaaaatagccatagtggaggaaccaggggtctatgactgcTTTTATTTTAGTTGAAGCCATTTAAATAAGTGGCTGTGGGTAGACCTGGTTTACCTAGAAAATCCGGATCAACCCACGTAGTTTGAAAAGTAGTTAATTAAATCGCTGAAAATTGACTATTTATGGCCGCACACCCATGGGTAACCCGTTTTTTTTGTAgcgaaccggggccgagcccaaAAATCATTACGAAAATAGCTTCGCAACGTTAGAAAAATGTGGCACCGCTGGTAATTTGATTTTCAGTTTTGAGCAGCAGAAGATACAGGCCATTGTTTGTTGAGTTGATTACTTGAATGTTTTCTGGCAAcatttttgctttatttttctATGCTAGCGTACaggtttttgttgttttgcctAGTTTCCATGAGTTGCCGGACTTTCGCGATTCGTGTTGATGCAGCACCAAATAGAAAGCTACCACAGGATGAACGACAACTTGAATTTTAACGTTTTATCGAATGCCCAGCAGACCTTTCAAACGTTAGGCTATGGATTGCCACAAGGAGGCTTACAACCAAATGTGCAGTATGTTTGCAGTTCGGGGTTTCAGTTTCAAAATGGTGTTCCAGGAATGGACTTCTCATTTCCCAATCAGCAGCTTGTTTCAACAGCAGGGCAAACCTACACCTGCATTAACCAGAATGGGTTGACATATTTGGCAATCACACCAAGTGTTCAGCAACCATCAACTCATTGTTATCAAGCAATTGAGACACCTCAGGGTCTGCAATTGTTTCAAGTGATCAACAACCCAGTAAACTTTGGTCAATTATGTGTTCAAAGTATTCCACAAGCTCAAGGTTTTCTTCCCCAGTTCACACCTTATCCTCAAGAAGCTGTTGGTTTGCATTCAAATGCTCCAGAAGATTCAGGTAACCAAATGTCTACACCACCTTTGCAGGAATATCAAGAGAACAATTCCATTCAAGATTCAAACACTACAACAGAACAAAACCTTTACCAAGATTATGAATTTGAACAAACAGATGAAGACACACCTGAAGATACAAACAGTCTCAAAGAGTCCCAAGATTCTGAGATCAATAAAAATCTCCCAATGGGTGAAGATCCATTAAGTGCACTCACTTCCCTGACATCGTCAATATCTTCGTCAGTGACACATGTCCCAAGTTCAAACATGATTGATATGTATAGAAATATCCAAAACTCCATGGTCCCTCATATTTCAGTGCCACCTCTTGGCAATCAGCTGGGGGCTCATGAAGCACCTACTCTCTCTGATCAGCAGTTTCCTCCCAACACACGAACATTTCAGGTTTTGGTCCCGACACCACAAggtaattttctttaaatttcgtTTTAGTCCTTGAATTTATTGTCCTATATTTTTCATGTAGGAATGGCTATTCAGACTGTCGTAGCCAGCTACCCAGAGAGCTTCTCGCCAATAATTAATGAATTACCATTTGTCGGAAACACTCCCTTAAATTCGGAACCTGATTTAACCACAGATGTGGTAACTATGCCTGCACCGAAATCTTCAAAATCTATACTCCCTGATACCAGTCAAGCCAGCCAAGAAAGTGCTTCTATCGCACCTACAAACCGATTGGTAAATGATCCCGTCATCGTGTCCGCCCCAGCTATTCCGGCAGTTCAAGTAAAATCGGTTACTAGTCCGTCTCACTGTACCAACGGTAATTTTATAGTAAACGTAAATCGTACAGGCAAAAAATAATCACTCATACGATTACCTTGTTAGCAAACAACCAGGAAATGTGTTCCGAATCGGAATCTGCTGCAACCTCACCTGTGCCCAAAGCCACCCAATCAATTCCGGGACCTATGCCTTCTCCGCATTATTTACCGGACTCAACCGAAGATCTTTGTGAGTTTTTCTACTAAAAATATGCAAAAGCCCTTGAATTTAAATGCGTAATCTCATTTTCGACACAGGCCAAACGACGATAAAACAGTTTACGTCTAATGTAGTTGACGGCATAGATTTGGAAGAGATTCGTGAGTTTGCACGAACCTTCAAAATGCGCCGGCTAGTTTTAGGGTTGACGCAAACTCAGGTTGGTCAAGCTCTTTGTGCCACGGAAGGCCCAGCATATAGTCAATCGGCAATATGCAGGTAACCAAATGGTTTACAAATTAAACGCTTTACGTGAATTTCTTTACGATGGGTTGATATTAAGGTTTGAGAAGTTGGACATCACTCCACGCAGTGCCTTAAAGATTCGGCCAGTGCTTGAAAATTGGCTACGTGAGGCGGAAAAGAAACATCAGCAGGGGAATCTGCAACAGATCGCTGGACTGGATTACATTAACATTTCGTCCATCGGGAAGATCCGTAAACGACGGACTTTCTTTAGCCCAGAAGCACTGGTGGTACTCAATTGCCGATTCGAACAAAGTTCTCATCCGTCAGGTCATTATCTGAAATTTCGTTTGGTAACTTGTATAAGTGCCTTCACATTTTCATTCGTAATGATGTTTTATAGGACGGGAAATCAGTAATATCGCTCAAGAGATCGGTTATGAGCGTGACGTTGTCCGCGTTTGGTTTTGTAACAAACGCCAATCGCTAAAGCATTGCCAGACGTTCCAGCGGAGTCGCGTTAATCTCAAATCGTCCGATTCAAATGGACAAGACAGCCGCTCAACGTCACCGATCCCGCAATGAAACTTTATAAAGAtaatcgttttcatttttacgtttaattcttTTTCAGAAGTTCCTCGTTATTATttaattcatgttttttttcccctaccAGTGCCGTAATGTCGTGTTATTTGCAGCAGACGTTTGTCGTTGTTTGTTAATTCTGTAGAGAGCAATCCCGGTCAGATTATCTTTGGGGATGTTACATCCTTGCTATGGTCAAGTCGCACAAAGACAGAGCAGCCAAATAATTCTCAGTGAATCCTTCCATTTTGTGTTCATTAGATATCAGCTATTTTTTAACTACATATTTCACTTGCCCTTTCCTGAAAACCTTTCTCGTTCTTTTAGGTAACGAGgtagcaaaacaaacaaataaagggAACTGAAATCGAAATTTCGGGAAACGATTAATTCAATCTCTTTCACCGAGACCTTGGTTTTGACTTTGATGGAAAAGGAAACTCATAAGgttatgtttgtttttcccaGCCCTGTAACCTACTTTTAAATACTTTCTGCGTACCAGCTGATCTTTCtcagaaaaaaattcatgaCGTCATCTTGTCTACGTCTCGCCTACGTCGTTGGATGGGCGTGCGTTGCTGCTTCGTCGGAAGTTACTCTTTTAAGTTCGTTTTGGCGCTTCCTCGTGAAATATAAACATTTTTGCGTTTCCGGAACTAGCACGTGGTGTGATGCACCAACGCGAAAGGGCAGGTTTTGGTttactaaaaagaaaaagaacagaaCCACGTAGAAGAGCAGAGAAGAGAGCAGCTGGAAGATGCATGGCCTGGAACgctatcaaaaaaaaaaaaagtaaataaagaACAAGCGAGAAATCTATTTTTACCTCGTCGAGAAGTAAAAGAGATGCTGCATCGACTGACTAGCCAGCAGACATTTGCGAGTCGGCTAGCGGACGAAACATCATCCGCGTAGCCCTTAACAAGAGTGgtgttttaattatttatttccttttcacAAGTTGAACTAATTCACCTTTTCCTGGTGTACATTGATTTTGATCAGTCGGTGCCCTATCGTATTTATCTTCGATTgtcaaaaaaggaaggaaactagccctttaaaaaatggaTGCAGATGATTATATGGCCATCGGGACTGGAGTCGACACAACGCTGAGTGGTCTCGAAGAACGCCGGCCGCTAACCTTGCTACAGCTGCCCGGCGAAAACGGCAATGCTTCTACGCGGTCTTCCATGTCCGATCTCGGGTCACCGATCTACGAACGCCGATCACGACATGACATTGTAAGtctgaatttttcttttttaaacttcGAAATTCCATCCCCTATATTTCTTCCCGATGACAATGCCGTATTCAATAAGAGACGCATCATTTTCACGGACACGCACATGACCTTGAGCTCCCAACACCGTCGTCGACCCGCCGGTACCTATTTTTACCATTGAAGTCACGCGGGTATTCGTGCGTTGTACCATCAACGCACCCGTGATTCCCGTTTTCTGCATACCATTCATTCGTTCCGCATTAAAAGAAACAATCCATCGCCGGATGACTCTCGTTTCGAAATTAAGAATTTGATCCATCATGTcatttttctagtttttttttttttttttactttttcgtCAAGCGATTTTCGAGCTACAAATGCATGTCTTAGTAGTAAAAATAGCTGTTCATTTGTAAGCGTCGGCGCATCTTGGCTACATCCTCCAAAATTCTTTTTCGCTTTTTTGGACGCTGTTCCCAAGACTGACACATAATCAACTGCTTTAAAACTAGTTGTGTCTTGTTTGATTTCGTTCCTGTTGCTGGCAAGCACTCGGCATCTAAACGTTTTCAGTACAACGGAAAACGTATTaagttttcctctttttttttcttcttcttctatctTTAGCTGATTAGGTCTGCCTTACCTAACCTAGCAGCTGATAAGCATTTGAACGGGATAGTAGTTTGATCACAGTAGCCTATTGGGAGGACTTTGCCTTCAATGGAAAGAAGCCAGACTGATTGTTAGATCAAGTGCACAATCTATCACGTCTTGTCCACCAAACCTTGGTCTTGATTTCATTGCTTTTTTAGCAGTTAAAACAGTAAAAGAACGTAGAACAGGATAGCGTGATTCGGCAATTGAACAGAGGAAATCTCAATCCCGTGTTTATCGATAGAGCGAACCAAATGAATACCATGTCAAGCAGTGTGCTTTAATGAACGCCCTCGTTGTCCTTGACGCGTTTCCCGTTTGTGAGTTGCTATGGTCTACTCCCATATGTGTTTTTATCGAGTAGCATCCGTCAGTCATCCCAAAATCTCTTAAAGCTAACCAATTTACTCAGTTTGTCGTCTGATTTGTTTTCCTATCAGTGACATGGGACTAGAGTTAGTGGTGTCACTCATCCGTCAACAACTCACCACATATCAAAAGTAGATTTTCTTTCATGAACAATGATCTCTGATAACGCTCGTAACAATAAGGAAGTCTTGGAAAATCCACCGCTGCTGTTTTGTAATATCGCTTTTGACCATACGTTAAATCTAAAATCATATTTTCAAATCGAAGCAGGAACAGGAGAGTAATAGATGAATTGCCTGACCTACAAAAAGAGCAACGCATCGGATTGAGTAACACGGCTCATAAATGAGTGCATTTACCACCGTGCACGCGTTCCAAGATCTTATTTGAACGACCTTTGAAGCGAACTATTCGATCTTTGGTCATTCTCGTTTAGATAAAGAATCGTTAAGACAAGTCGAACTATGGGGTCCATTCGAGAAGTTGTAATTGTAATTCTACACAGTCTGAAAGTAGCTGCTCTCGTACCGGTTTCGTTTGCTATTTCGACTAGCTCAGCACTTAGCACCAGATTCTTCCGATCGCTGTTCAGCGCAATCTAGTCTCGCTAGCGGCATTTGACGGGCGGATTTGCAACTCGAACAAGTTTAAAATTTGACTGTTTAATCAGACAGAGTTGTGTCGCTACAACAAGATCGAaattcccccaaaaaaattatttgaaaagggCTAAAAAGGAGGGAGAAGTCCTTCGCGACCTGGGCACCATAAACACACTGTGCGTGACTCCAGAGCTTTATTGATTAGGTGTCTGTACGTTCTGCGCGAAGTGAGACACTCCCGCGTTCGGTCCCTTCTTCAAAGTTCTAGACGCCGTCTGCTCGCCTTCACTAGCTCTTGTTCACGTGTACTTACGAAAAgacggaaacaaaaaataaatttgcgTAATTCCGTAGTTCTACTCAGTTGATAGGCATATTCC
The DNA window shown above is from Daphnia magna isolate NIES linkage group LG9, ASM2063170v1.1, whole genome shotgun sequence and carries:
- the LOC116930853 gene encoding POU domain, class 6, transcription factor 2 isoform X1, encoding MQHQIESYHRMNDNLNFNVLSNAQQTFQTLGYGLPQGGLQPNVQYVCSSGFQFQNGVPGMDFSFPNQQLVSTAGQTYTCINQNGLTYLAITPSVQQPSTHCYQAIETPQGLQLFQVINNPVNFGQLCVQSIPQAQGFLPQFTPYPQEAVGLHSNAPEDSGNQMSTPPLQEYQENNSIQDSNTTTEQNLYQDYEFEQTDEDTPEDTNSLKESQDSEINKNLPMGEDPLSALTSLTSSISSSVTHVPSSNMIDMYRNIQNSMVPHISVPPLGNQLGAHEAPTLSDQQFPPNTRTFQVLVPTPQGMAIQTVVASYPESFSPIINELPFVGNTPLNSEPDLTTDVVTMPAPKSSKSILPDTSQASQESASIAPTNRLVNDPVIVSAPAIPAVQVKSVTSPSHCTNANNQEMCSESESAATSPVPKATQSIPGPMPSPHYLPDSTEDLCQTTIKQFTSNVVDGIDLEEIREFARTFKMRRLVLGLTQTQVGQALCATEGPAYSQSAICRFEKLDITPRSALKIRPVLENWLREAEKKHQQGNLQQIAGLDYINISSIGKIRKRRTFFSPEALVVLNCRFEQSSHPSGREISNIAQEIGYERDVVRVWFCNKRQSLKHCQTFQRSRVNLKSSDSNGQDSRSTSPIPQ
- the LOC116930853 gene encoding POU domain, class 6, transcription factor 2 isoform X2 codes for the protein MQHQIESYHRMNDNLNFNVLSNAQQTFQTLGYGLPQGGLQPNVQYVCSSGFQFQNGVPGMDFSFPNQQLVSTAGQTYTCINQNGLTYLAITPSVQQPSTHCYQAIETPQGLQLFQVINNPVNFGQLCVQSIPQAQGFLPQFTPYPQEAVGLHSNAPEDSDSNTTTEQNLYQDYEFEQTDEDTPEDTNSLKESQDSEINKNLPMGEDPLSALTSLTSSISSSVTHVPSSNMIDMYRNIQNSMVPHISVPPLGNQLGAHEAPTLSDQQFPPNTRTFQVLVPTPQGMAIQTVVASYPESFSPIINELPFVGNTPLNSEPDLTTDVVTMPAPKSSKSILPDTSQASQESASIAPTNRLVNDPVIVSAPAIPAVQVKSVTSPSHCTNANNQEMCSESESAATSPVPKATQSIPGPMPSPHYLPDSTEDLCQTTIKQFTSNVVDGIDLEEIREFARTFKMRRLVLGLTQTQVGQALCATEGPAYSQSAICRFEKLDITPRSALKIRPVLENWLREAEKKHQQGNLQQIAGLDYINISSIGKIRKRRTFFSPEALVVLNCRFEQSSHPSGREISNIAQEIGYERDVVRVWFCNKRQSLKHCQTFQRSRVNLKSSDSNGQDSRSTSPIPQ